From Moraxella sp. K1664, one genomic window encodes:
- a CDS encoding lytic transglycosylase domain-containing protein — MELIMHTKHRSSGRFLSLSTLALSVMGVSLVACANAKDYSQDGSVYQFMEAERQKSNTNAMYQYEQSMQGSLFAMYPTYWRLNNDITYHDPSTINSFVQQYPNHVISEKLVADYAEEKARQGDYHSVRAVIPNIRNADASEACAIALGYNGANDARALEQKENVWLNTQIRQSLCDKLALEMGNNRHISRTDRHERLIRMMRIDARQLSSRNPPLDKSADIISLARQLNLAIDYGTLASIRSNPNGFFSRFHAMPFSETNQYLYVYAISQLAHRSYWEASTQLNYDINQDNARPQKLLSDMARRYAWRSIAVKRMNMNTDDGFNVEAVHWFRNSLGEPFNFEEAEDYAQAGIYFGQWTDVINAIGAMSKTKAGENIWQYWLARAYEQTGKGGQARQIYQNLTKNLDYYGLLARDRLNMPLTANDIGGIGMPNISARDTARIMQNPDFARAFKLMESGASMEHIQREWNWAVRTTTNAGDHQLVLAAAKKAHDMGIYSRSIHAMENSPLRASAISHPMPYQNSFMTHAGSAGIDPAWAYGITRQESRFAANARSGVGAGGLMQIMPNTAKMIARKIGGSGNSSDPDTNIRYGTWYLSDKTRDFNGQIAPATAAYNAGTTPARKWLPKHGTISADQYVEAIPYGETREYVKHVMENATIYGVILGRYTPISQRMGTVSPSW, encoded by the coding sequence ATGGAACTCATCATGCACACCAAACATCGCTCATCTGGACGTTTTTTATCCTTATCCACCCTTGCCCTATCTGTCATGGGCGTATCGCTTGTGGCATGTGCCAATGCCAAAGATTATAGCCAAGACGGCAGTGTCTATCAGTTCATGGAAGCCGAACGCCAAAAGTCCAACACTAATGCCATGTATCAGTATGAGCAGAGCATGCAAGGCTCGCTGTTTGCCATGTACCCGACCTATTGGCGACTTAACAACGACATCACCTATCATGACCCTAGCACCATTAACAGCTTTGTTCAGCAGTACCCCAACCACGTCATCAGCGAAAAACTCGTGGCAGACTATGCCGAAGAAAAGGCACGCCAAGGCGACTATCACAGCGTGCGTGCGGTCATTCCTAATATCCGCAATGCCGATGCGTCCGAAGCATGTGCCATCGCCCTAGGTTATAACGGGGCAAATGACGCCCGTGCCTTAGAGCAAAAAGAGAATGTCTGGCTAAACACCCAAATCAGGCAGTCTTTGTGCGACAAGCTCGCCCTAGAAATGGGTAATAACCGCCACATCAGTCGCACCGACCGCCACGAACGGCTGATTCGCATGATGAGAATCGACGCCCGTCAGCTGTCATCACGCAACCCGCCCCTTGATAAGAGTGCGGACATCATCAGCCTTGCCCGTCAGCTTAACCTAGCCATCGATTATGGCACGCTTGCCAGTATCCGCTCGAACCCCAACGGCTTTTTTAGTCGGTTTCACGCCATGCCGTTTAGCGAAACCAATCAATACCTATATGTCTATGCCATCAGCCAACTGGCTCATCGTTCATATTGGGAAGCCAGCACTCAGCTAAATTACGACATTAATCAAGACAACGCCCGCCCCCAAAAACTGCTCTCAGACATGGCACGTCGCTATGCGTGGCGGAGCATTGCCGTTAAGCGTATGAACATGAACACCGATGACGGCTTTAATGTCGAAGCGGTGCATTGGTTTAGAAACAGCCTAGGCGAGCCGTTTAACTTTGAAGAAGCCGAAGATTATGCCCAGGCAGGGATTTATTTTGGACAATGGACGGACGTGATTAACGCCATTGGGGCGATGAGTAAGACCAAGGCAGGCGAGAACATCTGGCAGTACTGGCTGGCTCGTGCCTATGAGCAGACGGGCAAGGGCGGACAGGCTCGTCAGATTTACCAAAATCTTACCAAAAATTTAGACTATTATGGTCTGCTTGCTCGTGATAGACTAAATATGCCCCTGACCGCCAATGACATCGGCGGTATCGGTATGCCAAACATCAGTGCTAGAGATACTGCTCGTATCATGCAAAACCCTGATTTTGCTCGTGCCTTTAAGCTTATGGAGAGTGGGGCGAGCATGGAGCACATTCAGCGTGAGTGGAACTGGGCGGTGCGTACTACCACGAACGCAGGCGACCATCAGCTCGTGCTTGCTGCCGCCAAAAAAGCTCATGATATGGGAATTTATAGCCGTAGCATTCACGCCATGGAAAACTCGCCCCTAAGAGCATCAGCGATTAGCCACCCCATGCCTTACCAAAACAGCTTTATGACCCATGCAGGCAGTGCAGGCATTGACCCTGCATGGGCATATGGTATCACTCGCCAAGAGAGCCGTTTTGCTGCCAATGCTCGCTCGGGCGTAGGGGCAGGCGGTCTTATGCAAATCATGCCAAACACCGCCAAGATGATTGCTCGTAAAATCGGCGGTAGTGGTAATTCAAGCGACCCTGACACCAACATCCGCTATGGCACATGGTATCTGTCGGATAAGACCCGTGATTTTAATGGGCAAATCGCCCCTGCCACCGCCGCTTATAACGCAGGCACAACGCCCGCCCGCAAATGGCTACCCAAGCATGGCACCATCAGTGCTGACCAGTATGTCGAAGCCATTCCCTATGGCGAGACCCGTGAGTATGTCAAGCATGTCATGGAAAACGCCACCATCTATGGCGTGATACTCGGCAGATATACCCCAATTAGCCAACGCATGGGAACAGTATCGCCATCTTGGTAA
- a CDS encoding helix-turn-helix domain-containing protein, with protein MTIGAKSLPKPAPSRAILNHLTSRWGILVLVVLQSGTKRFSEIRREIEGVSERMLSETLKQLEADGMLVRKSFDTVPPHVEYTLTDWGKQASDKVADLVEWLEVNLNDILASQPNA; from the coding sequence ATGACGATAGGGGCAAAGTCCTTGCCAAAGCCTGCCCCCAGCCGAGCGATTTTAAACCATCTAACAAGCCGTTGGGGGATTTTGGTGCTGGTTGTGCTACAATCAGGCACAAAACGATTTAGCGAGATACGCCGCGAGATAGAAGGCGTGTCCGAGCGCATGCTGTCTGAAACCCTAAAACAGCTAGAAGCGGACGGTATGCTTGTTCGCAAGTCCTTTGACACCGTTCCGCCCCATGTGGAATATACGCTTACCGACTGGGGCAAACAGGCAAGCGATAAAGTGGCGGATTTGGTGGAGTGGCTAGAAGTCAATTTAAATGATATTTTGGCAAGCCAGCCCAACGCCTAA
- a CDS encoding NAD(P)H-binding protein, whose translation MKKFAVIGATGLVGGAVVKELAERGHSVTAFARNTDKVYQAHNVQAVAVDVNSPDFADKLVGFDAVVNAFNAGWENPNIINDLQTGHANILSAVKRADVPYVLVVGGAGSLNVAPNLQLVDTPDFPADVYPAANVVRELLGELRTRTDVNWAFLSPAVMFAINPVSFEKTGTYRIGQDDVLTNADGSPADISVADLAVAIADDIEQKAHLHQRFTVAN comes from the coding sequence ATGAAAAAATTTGCAGTTATCGGTGCTACTGGTCTTGTCGGCGGTGCGGTAGTTAAAGAGCTTGCCGAGCGTGGACATAGTGTTACCGCTTTTGCTCGTAACACAGATAAGGTCTATCAAGCCCACAACGTGCAAGCGGTGGCGGTGGACGTGAATAGTCCTGATTTTGCTGATAAATTGGTAGGCTTTGATGCGGTGGTCAATGCCTTTAATGCAGGGTGGGAAAACCCTAATATTATCAATGACTTACAAACAGGTCATGCCAATATCCTATCTGCCGTCAAGCGTGCAGATGTGCCTTATGTGCTGGTGGTGGGCGGTGCAGGTAGCCTAAATGTCGCCCCAAATCTGCAACTGGTGGACACGCCCGATTTTCCTGCCGATGTCTATCCTGCGGCGAATGTGGTGCGTGAGCTGCTCGGCGAGCTTCGTACTCGCACGGACGTTAACTGGGCGTTTTTGTCGCCTGCGGTGATGTTTGCTATCAACCCTGTTTCTTTTGAAAAAACAGGCACTTACCGTATCGGACAAGATGACGTGCTGACCAATGCGGACGGCTCACCTGCCGATATTAGCGTGGCGGATTTGGCGGTGGCGATTGCCGATGATATTGAGCAAAAAGCCCATTTACATCAGCGATTTACGGTGGCGAATTGA
- a CDS encoding GNAT family N-acetyltransferase: MITILPLDDTRLSQFKQQMQLSFKDTYGDELPERHINDSMQKQGAIAYMAVENGEMIGGAIVVINGDKGELDFLYVKSGIQSKGVGQTIWQFIESHHKAVRLWHLLTPYSAVRNLHFYINRLGFVATEFYCDKNPNPHYPEYAHDLMLSLQKQV, from the coding sequence ATGATAACTATTTTACCCTTAGATGACACCCGTTTATCTCAATTTAAACAACAAATGCAACTTAGCTTTAAAGACACCTATGGCGACGAGTTGCCCGAGCGTCATATCAATGATTCAATGCAAAAGCAAGGGGCGATTGCTTATATGGCGGTGGAAAATGGCGAGATGATTGGCGGTGCAATTGTCGTTATCAATGGCGATAAAGGTGAGCTGGATTTTTTGTATGTCAAAAGTGGCATTCAAAGCAAGGGCGTGGGGCAGACAATCTGGCAATTTATAGAATCGCACCATAAAGCGGTTCGGCTATGGCATTTATTAACGCCTTATTCTGCGGTGCGAAATTTGCATTTTTATATCAATCGCTTGGGCTTTGTGGCAACCGAATTTTATTGTGACAAAAACCCCAATCCGCATTATCCTGAATATGCCCATGATTTGATGTTAAGTTTGCAAAAGCAGGTTTGA
- a CDS encoding malate dehydrogenase has translation MSKQPVRVAVTGAAGQIGYSLLFRIASGEMLGKDQPVILQLLEIPNEKAQQALQGVIMELDDCAFPLLHDVIGTDDPNVAFKDADYALLVGARPRGPGMERADLLQENAKIFTVQGKALNDVASRDVKVLVVGNPANTNAYIAMKSAPDLPAKNFTAMLRLDHNRALTQVAKKTGKAVKDIKKLTVWGNHSPTMYADYRFATINGESVKDMINDQEWNANTFLPTVGKRGAAIIEARGSSSAASAANAAIDHMRDWALGSNGEWVTMGIPSDGSYDIPEGVMFGFPVTTENGEYKIVQGLEIDEFSQERINITLNELTEERDAIAHLL, from the coding sequence ATGAGCAAACAGCCTGTTCGTGTTGCGGTAACTGGTGCCGCAGGTCAGATTGGTTATAGCCTATTGTTCCGTATTGCCAGCGGTGAGATGCTTGGCAAAGACCAACCTGTGATTTTGCAACTTCTAGAAATCCCTAATGAAAAAGCCCAACAAGCCCTACAAGGCGTTATCATGGAACTTGATGACTGTGCTTTCCCGCTACTGCATGACGTGATTGGCACGGACGACCCAAATGTGGCGTTCAAAGACGCAGATTATGCCCTGCTTGTCGGTGCTCGTCCCCGTGGACCAGGCATGGAGCGTGCTGACCTACTTCAAGAAAACGCCAAAATCTTTACCGTACAAGGCAAAGCCCTAAATGACGTGGCAAGCCGTGATGTTAAAGTATTGGTAGTCGGCAACCCTGCCAACACCAACGCTTACATCGCCATGAAGTCTGCCCCAGACCTACCTGCCAAGAACTTCACCGCCATGCTACGCCTTGACCACAACCGTGCCTTGACCCAAGTCGCCAAAAAGACTGGCAAAGCCGTCAAAGACATCAAAAAGCTCACCGTATGGGGCAACCACAGCCCAACCATGTACGCTGACTACCGTTTTGCCACCATTAACGGCGAGAGCGTCAAAGACATGATTAACGACCAAGAGTGGAACGCTAATACTTTCCTACCAACAGTCGGTAAACGTGGTGCGGCAATCATCGAAGCTCGTGGCTCATCATCGGCCGCCTCTGCTGCCAATGCTGCCATTGACCACATGAGAGATTGGGCGTTAGGCTCAAATGGCGAGTGGGTAACCATGGGTATCCCGTCTGACGGCTCTTATGATATCCCAGAAGGCGTGATGTTTGGTTTCCCTGTAACCACCGAAAACGGTGAATACAAAATCGTTCAAGGTCTTGAAATCGATGAGTTCAGCCAAGAGCGTATCAACATTACCCTAAACGAGCTAACCGAAGAGCGTGATGCGATTGCACATTTGCTATAA
- a CDS encoding sugar transporter, producing the protein MLKYAFLSMTHIPQHDFSAHANRIRTLRVVALALSAFIFNTTEFIPVALLSDIGASFGMPAHEVGVMMTVYAWIVACLSLPAMLLTAKIERKKLLMGLFIIFIISHIMTVLASSFAVLLIARAGVALAHAVFWSITASLVVRVAPKGKQTTALGMLATGSALATVLGLPLGRILGQYLGWRTTFGAIGAIAFIAMMVLWYILPKLPSRNVGDLSSLTLIAKNKPLIAVYLMIALAVTAHFTAYSYIEPFVLHINAFSPTYATAVLLIFGLAGIVASVLFGRYYERFEQGFLWLAMIGVLVSLMLMMILAGHVMLWTALTVLWGVSMTAISLVLQLRTLKLAPHATDVAMSLFSGIYNIGIGGGALLGGMVIAHQALGLTMIGYVGAGVMLLAVLVHGASIKMTRHA; encoded by the coding sequence ATGTTAAAATACGCCTTTTTATCCATGACCCACATCCCCCAACACGACTTCTCTGCCCACGCCAACCGCATTCGCACCTTGCGTGTCGTCGCCCTAGCCCTATCCGCCTTTATCTTTAACACCACCGAGTTTATCCCTGTCGCCCTACTCTCTGACATTGGGGCAAGTTTTGGCATGCCTGCTCATGAAGTGGGCGTGATGATGACCGTGTATGCATGGATTGTGGCGTGCCTATCCTTACCCGCCATGCTCCTAACCGCCAAGATAGAACGCAAAAAACTGCTCATGGGCTTATTCATCATCTTTATCATCAGTCACATCATGACCGTACTTGCCAGTAGCTTTGCCGTACTACTCATCGCTCGGGCAGGCGTAGCACTGGCTCATGCGGTGTTTTGGTCTATCACGGCAAGCCTTGTTGTCCGTGTCGCCCCCAAAGGCAAACAAACTACCGCCCTAGGCATGCTCGCCACAGGTTCGGCATTGGCGACTGTGTTGGGATTACCGCTTGGGCGGATATTGGGACAGTATCTGGGCTGGCGGACGACTTTTGGGGCGATTGGGGCGATTGCTTTTATTGCCATGATGGTGCTATGGTACATTTTGCCAAAACTACCCAGTCGCAACGTGGGCGACTTATCGAGCCTGACACTCATCGCCAAAAACAAACCCCTTATCGCTGTTTATCTCATGATCGCCCTAGCCGTCACGGCACATTTTACCGCTTATAGTTATATCGAGCCGTTTGTGTTGCACATCAATGCGTTTAGCCCGACCTACGCCACGGCAGTACTGCTCATCTTTGGCTTGGCAGGGATTGTGGCGAGTGTGCTGTTTGGGCGGTATTATGAGCGTTTTGAGCAGGGATTTTTGTGGCTGGCGATGATTGGCGTGCTTGTCAGTCTCATGCTGATGATGATATTGGCAGGTCATGTCATGCTGTGGACGGCATTGACGGTGCTGTGGGGCGTGAGCATGACCGCCATCAGTCTGGTGCTACAACTTCGCACCCTAAAACTCGCCCCACACGCCACGGACGTCGCCATGAGTCTGTTTTCGGGGATTTATAACATCGGCATCGGTGGCGGGGCGTTGCTTGGTGGCATGGTCATCGCTCATCAAGCCCTAGGACTGACCATGATAGGCTATGTCGGAGCAGGTGTGATGTTGCTGGCGGTATTGGTGCATGGGGCGAGTATCAAAATGACACGTCATGCCTAG
- a CDS encoding aminopeptidase P family protein, protein MTDFHKTPSDVRHARVLAVRAMLAERGLSALIIPSADPHMSEYLPVYWQGRAWLSGFTGSVGTLVITQDFAGVWTDSRYWVQAPIELDGTGIQLQKMEQAHPTYAKFLADNLPQGAKVAIDGAVLSVAEFDSLSQAFAERGMELVIDTDILGQIWQDRPSLPNAPIYVHDETFVDTSAKQKLAKVREVMTQKGATHHLISSLDDIAWLTNLRGADVNFNPVFLSHLFITPDTATLFVHDDKLTDTAKSALSVAGIDVAHYDSVAERLGDVASLLFDPAKVAVGTLTHLPKTATLIKAVNPTTVLKAIKSDNDIDHIRGAMRQDGVALCEFFAELEDKLAQGERVSELDIDEMLERARSRQPNHVSASFDTIAGFRGNGAIVHYRATDERFAYLDGDGLLLIDSGAQYKNGTTDITRMAGVGQISDDEKRDVTYVLKAHIALATAHFPKDIPSMQLDVLARNQLWQQGLDYGHGTGHGVGYFLNVHEGPQVISRTAPVTPERIMSEGMITSNEPGLYREGKWGIRLENLVVAVKARQSEFGEFLKFEDLTLCPFDTRLILPHLLTEQEKRWLNDYHKRVHDELIGRVDGRAKAWLVERTQAV, encoded by the coding sequence ATGACCGACTTTCACAAAACCCCGTCCGATGTCCGCCATGCCCGAGTGCTTGCTGTGCGTGCGATGCTTGCCGAGCGTGGACTGTCCGCCCTTATCATACCGTCTGCTGACCCACACATGTCCGAGTATTTGCCTGTGTATTGGCAAGGTCGGGCGTGGTTGTCTGGCTTTACAGGGTCGGTTGGCACGCTGGTCATCACACAGGATTTTGCAGGGGTGTGGACGGACAGCCGTTATTGGGTGCAAGCCCCCATTGAGCTTGACGGCACAGGCATACAGCTACAAAAAATGGAGCAAGCTCATCCCACTTATGCCAAGTTTTTGGCGGACAACCTACCCCAAGGGGCAAAAGTGGCGATAGACGGGGCGGTGTTGTCTGTGGCGGAGTTTGACAGTCTAAGCCAAGCCTTTGCCGAGCGTGGCATGGAGCTTGTCATTGATACTGACATTTTGGGGCAGATTTGGCAAGACCGCCCAAGCCTACCCAACGCTCCGATTTATGTGCATGATGAGACGTTTGTGGATACGAGTGCCAAACAAAAACTTGCCAAAGTGCGTGAGGTTATGACCCAAAAGGGGGCGACTCATCATCTCATCAGTAGTCTTGATGACATTGCGTGGCTCACCAACTTGCGTGGGGCGGACGTGAATTTTAACCCTGTGTTTTTGTCGCACCTCTTTATCACGCCAGACACGGCAACTTTATTTGTCCATGATGATAAGCTCACAGATACCGCCAAGTCCGCCCTAAGCGTGGCAGGCATTGACGTGGCTCATTATGACAGCGTGGCGGAGCGTTTGGGTGATGTGGCAAGCCTACTGTTTGACCCTGCCAAAGTGGCGGTCGGTACGCTGACCCATTTGCCAAAAACTGCTACACTCATCAAGGCGGTCAATCCTACCACCGTGCTAAAAGCCATAAAATCCGACAATGACATTGATCATATCCGCGGGGCCATGCGTCAAGACGGCGTGGCGTTGTGTGAGTTTTTTGCCGAGCTAGAAGACAAACTTGCCCAAGGCGAGCGTGTGTCTGAGCTTGACATTGATGAGATGTTGGAGCGTGCCAGAAGTCGCCAGCCAAACCATGTTTCGGCAAGTTTTGATACGATTGCAGGATTTCGGGGTAATGGGGCGATTGTGCATTATCGGGCGACAGACGAGCGATTTGCGTATTTGGACGGGGACGGCTTGCTACTCATTGACTCAGGGGCTCAGTACAAAAACGGCACGACCGACATCACTCGCATGGCAGGCGTGGGGCAAATTAGCGATGATGAAAAGCGTGATGTTACCTATGTGTTAAAGGCTCATATCGCCCTAGCAACCGCCCATTTCCCCAAAGACATACCGTCCATGCAACTAGACGTATTGGCTCGTAACCAACTGTGGCAACAGGGGCTAGATTATGGGCATGGGACGGGGCATGGTGTGGGCTATTTTCTAAACGTCCACGAAGGCCCGCAGGTCATCTCACGCACCGCCCCTGTTACACCTGAGCGTATCATGAGTGAAGGCATGATAACCAGTAACGAGCCGGGGCTATACCGTGAAGGCAAATGGGGCATACGCCTTGAAAATCTGGTGGTGGCGGTCAAGGCACGCCAGAGCGAGTTTGGCGAGTTTTTAAAATTTGAAGATTTGACCTTATGCCCATTTGACACCCGTCTAATACTGCCACATCTTTTGACCGAACAAGAAAAACGCTGGCTCAACGACTATCACAAACGTGTCCATGATGAGCTTATCGGACGTGTGGACGGTCGGGCAAAAGCGTGGCTCGTTGAGCGGACGCAGGCGGTGTAA
- a CDS encoding aminoacyl-histidine dipeptidase, protein MLNQNALNHNLSVVQDLAPTELWRWFAQICSIPHPSYHEEAIASHIVSWASSRGLTVWRDEIGNVIIKKPATVGMENRTPIALQAHLDMVPQANASTSHDFTKDPIIMRFSDDKAWIKATDTTLGADNGIGMASCLAVLSDETVAHPDIEVLLTMTEETGMVGAIGLQAGTLTAPIMVNTDTEEIGEIYVGCAGGVDADLALPVSHVDNGYDSAMSLTVKGLKGGHSGVDIHKNRVNAIKLLGRVLVTLSQTCNFKIADIKGGSLRNAIARESVATLAINGADKEQFLATLSNIIKDIESEIGTAEPKLSITAEDTERPDTVIENSQTVINLINVLPSDVVRYSDNIADVVETSLSFGVLGVANGELVATLLVRSLTQVGKQGVISTLQSVADLVGAKAVFDGDYVGWNYDPNSAITPITARLYADILGHEPTIKVIHAGLECGLIKKNYPNMDIVSVGPTIINAHSPDEAVDVASVAVYWQLLTDILKNSPVKV, encoded by the coding sequence ATGCTAAACCAAAATGCCCTAAATCATAACCTATCTGTCGTCCAAGACCTTGCCCCGACCGAGCTGTGGCGGTGGTTTGCCCAGATTTGTAGCATTCCACACCCGTCTTATCACGAAGAAGCGATAGCAAGCCATATCGTCTCATGGGCAAGTTCTCGTGGACTCACCGTGTGGCGTGATGAGATTGGTAATGTCATCATCAAAAAGCCTGCCACAGTCGGCATGGAAAACCGCACGCCCATTGCCTTGCAAGCTCATCTAGACATGGTGCCCCAAGCCAATGCCAGTACGAGCCACGACTTTACCAAAGACCCTATCATCATGCGATTTAGCGATGACAAGGCGTGGATAAAGGCGACTGATACCACGCTAGGGGCGGATAACGGCATTGGCATGGCGAGCTGTTTGGCGGTGCTAAGCGATGAGACGGTGGCTCACCCTGACATCGAAGTGCTACTGACCATGACCGAAGAGACGGGCATGGTGGGGGCGATAGGTTTACAGGCGGGGACGCTGACCGCCCCAATCATGGTCAATACCGACACCGAAGAGATAGGCGAGATTTATGTGGGCTGTGCAGGGGGCGTGGACGCTGATTTGGCGTTGCCTGTGAGCCATGTGGATAACGGCTATGACAGTGCGATGAGTCTGACTGTCAAAGGCTTAAAGGGTGGGCATTCGGGCGTGGACATTCACAAAAACCGAGTAAATGCCATTAAACTGTTGGGGCGAGTGTTGGTGACTTTATCACAGACGTGCAACTTTAAAATCGCTGACATTAAAGGCGGTTCGCTAAGAAATGCCATTGCCCGAGAAAGTGTGGCAACTCTTGCGATAAATGGGGCGGACAAAGAGCAGTTTTTGGCGACTTTATCTAATATTATCAAAGACATAGAGAGCGAAATCGGCACGGCAGAACCCAAACTGTCTATCACGGCAGAAGACACCGAGCGACCCGATACCGTCATAGAAAACAGCCAAACCGTGATAAATCTCATCAATGTACTACCGTCTGACGTGGTGCGATACAGCGACAACATCGCTGACGTGGTGGAGACATCGCTGTCGTTTGGGGTACTGGGCGTGGCAAATGGCGAGCTTGTGGCGACCTTGCTTGTCCGCTCCTTGACCCAAGTCGGCAAACAAGGTGTAATCAGTACCTTGCAAAGCGTGGCGGATTTGGTGGGGGCAAAAGCGGTGTTTGACGGCGACTATGTGGGGTGGAATTATGACCCTAACTCTGCCATTACACCCATAACTGCACGCTTATATGCTGATATTTTGGGGCATGAACCGACCATCAAGGTCATTCATGCAGGGCTAGAATGTGGACTGATTAAGAAAAATTATCCCAACATGGACATCGTCTCTGTCGGTCCTACGATTATCAATGCCCATTCTCCTGATGAAGCGGTGGACGTGGCGAGCGTGGCGGTGTATTGGCAACTTTTGACGGATATTTTAAAAAATTCGCCTGTGAAAGTGTAA
- a CDS encoding helix-turn-helix domain-containing protein, producing MNLPNFNIDEVMRAIIADEPDLANHQDSLHTALAQLKYGEFARTTIISQSAQMRQKANLSQHQLAKALGVSVHTLKSWEQGQRNPSGSARVLLDLLAKRPELIGKLTT from the coding sequence ATGAATTTACCCAATTTTAATATCGATGAAGTCATGCGGGCAATTATCGCTGATGAACCAGACCTTGCCAATCATCAGGACAGCCTACACACTGCCCTGGCACAACTCAAATACGGTGAATTTGCTCGCACAACCATCATTAGTCAATCCGCCCAAATGCGTCAAAAGGCAAATTTATCTCAACATCAACTCGCCAAAGCACTTGGCGTATCCGTCCATACGCTAAAATCATGGGAGCAAGGTCAGCGAAATCCCAGTGGCTCAGCTCGTGTGCTTTTAGACTTACTTGCCAAACGCCCCGAACTAATCGGTAAGCTTACCACGTAA